A single region of the Alteriqipengyuania flavescens genome encodes:
- a CDS encoding saccharopine dehydrogenase family protein, producing the protein MSKVLVIGAGGVSSVAVHKMAMNNGIFTDIHLASRTRSKCDAIASSVKERTGVDISTYEIDAEEVPAMVNLIRKIEPSLVVNLALPYQDLPIMDACLETGTHYLDTANYEPKDEAKFEYHWQWAYHDRFKEAGIMALLGSGFDPGVTSVFTMWLKKHKLKTIRQLDILDCNGGDHGQAFATNFNPEINIREVTAPARHWEGGEFIETPAMAKKVEFDFEAVGPKNMYMMYHEELESLAKFVPELERARFWMTFGDEYIKHLTVLQNVGMTGIEPIRYQGKDIIPLQFLAAVLPKPETLGETTTGNTNIGVIATGEALDPGSGAGTGVEKTFYINNICSHEAAYEETGNQGVSYTTGVPAMIGSALMLQGKWAGEGVFNMEQFDPDPFMEMLNEHGLPWNVKEMDSPVDF; encoded by the coding sequence ATGTCCAAAGTCCTCGTCATCGGCGCCGGCGGCGTCAGCTCGGTCGCCGTCCACAAGATGGCCATGAACAACGGTATCTTCACCGATATCCACCTGGCCAGCCGCACCCGCTCGAAATGCGACGCCATCGCCAGCAGCGTGAAGGAGCGCACCGGCGTCGACATCTCGACCTACGAGATCGACGCCGAGGAAGTGCCCGCGATGGTCAATCTGATCCGCAAGATCGAACCCTCGCTGGTCGTCAACCTTGCGCTGCCTTACCAGGACCTGCCGATCATGGATGCATGCCTGGAAACCGGCACGCATTACCTCGACACTGCGAATTACGAGCCGAAGGACGAGGCGAAATTCGAATATCACTGGCAGTGGGCCTATCACGACCGGTTCAAGGAAGCGGGCATCATGGCGCTGCTGGGATCGGGCTTCGACCCCGGCGTGACCAGCGTCTTCACCATGTGGCTGAAGAAGCACAAGCTGAAGACGATCCGCCAGCTCGACATCCTGGACTGCAACGGCGGCGATCATGGCCAGGCCTTTGCCACCAATTTCAACCCGGAAATCAACATCCGCGAAGTGACCGCGCCTGCGCGCCACTGGGAAGGCGGCGAGTTCATCGAAACGCCCGCCATGGCGAAGAAAGTGGAATTCGACTTCGAGGCGGTCGGCCCGAAGAACATGTACATGATGTATCACGAGGAGCTGGAAAGCCTCGCCAAATTCGTGCCCGAGCTGGAGCGTGCGCGGTTCTGGATGACCTTCGGCGACGAGTACATCAAGCACCTCACCGTGCTGCAGAATGTCGGCATGACCGGGATCGAGCCGATCCGCTACCAGGGCAAGGACATCATCCCGCTGCAATTCCTCGCCGCCGTGCTGCCCAAGCCGGAAACGCTGGGCGAGACGACCACCGGCAACACGAACATCGGCGTCATCGCGACGGGCGAAGCGCTGGATCCCGGCTCGGGGGCCGGGACAGGCGTCGAGAAGACGTTCTACATCAACAACATCTGCAGCCACGAGGCGGCGTACGAGGAAACCGGCAACCAGGGCGTCAGCTATACCACCGGTGTGCCCGCCATGATCGGCAGCGCGCTGATGCTACAAGGCAAGTGGGCAGGGGAAGGCGTGTTCAACATGGAGCAGTTCGATCCCGACCCCTTCATGGAAATGCTGAACGAGCACGGCCTGCCGTGGAACGTGAAGGAAATGGACAGCCCGGTCGATTTCTGA
- a CDS encoding nitroreductase, whose amino-acid sequence MNYDDVVLGRRSIRGYLDKPVPRALIEEILTLALRSPTSMNTQPWHFHVITGEPLDRIRKGNTENILAGVPDSREFRRGEPFAGVHRERQVGVAKQLFGAMGIARDDKNARQDWVLRGFRQFDAPVCVIVTYDRELSGSDDTAFDCGAVTTALVNAAWSRGLGCVINSQGIMQSPVVREHAGIPDDQVIMKAVAMGWPDEDFPANAVVSERKSVGEAATFTGFGDD is encoded by the coding sequence TTGAACTACGACGACGTCGTCCTCGGCCGCCGGTCCATTCGCGGCTATCTCGACAAGCCGGTGCCGCGCGCGCTGATCGAGGAGATACTGACGCTCGCCCTGCGCTCCCCGACCTCGATGAACACGCAGCCGTGGCATTTCCATGTCATCACCGGCGAGCCGCTTGACCGCATTCGCAAGGGCAACACCGAGAACATCCTCGCCGGCGTGCCCGACAGCCGCGAGTTCCGCCGCGGCGAGCCTTTCGCGGGCGTCCACCGCGAACGGCAGGTCGGCGTAGCCAAGCAATTGTTCGGCGCAATGGGCATCGCGCGTGACGACAAGAACGCGCGGCAGGACTGGGTGCTGCGCGGCTTCCGCCAGTTCGACGCGCCGGTCTGCGTGATCGTGACCTACGACCGCGAATTGTCCGGCAGCGACGACACCGCTTTCGATTGCGGCGCCGTCACCACCGCGCTCGTCAACGCCGCGTGGAGCCGCGGGCTGGGCTGCGTCATCAACTCACAAGGTATCATGCAAAGCCCGGTCGTGCGCGAACATGCCGGCATTCCGGACGACCAGGTAATCATGAAGGCCGTCGCGATGGGCTGGCCGGACGAGGATTTCCCTGCCAACGCAGTCGTCAGCGAACGCAAAAGCGTGGGCGAAGCGGCAACTTTTACGGGGTTTGGCGATGACTGA
- the plsY gene encoding glycerol-3-phosphate 1-O-acyltransferase PlsY, with protein MVEVFLAFLIGYASGSIPFGLLLTKMSGGEDLRKVGSGNIGATNVLRTGNKGLAAATLLLDLLKGLLPVVLAGQLWGQEAMAFAAAGAVVGHCYPVWLGFKGGKGVATNAGVAFGLASQIGLVYALVWLSILAIFRISSLAGMSAVVAAAAAAPLFGFPQFFPVLAAIAVLIIYLHRENIGRLTRGEEPRVGGKK; from the coding sequence ATGGTGGAAGTATTTCTCGCATTCCTGATCGGTTACGCCTCGGGCTCGATCCCCTTCGGCCTGCTGCTGACGAAGATGTCCGGCGGGGAGGACCTGCGCAAGGTCGGCAGCGGAAACATCGGTGCCACCAACGTGCTGCGCACCGGCAATAAGGGGCTGGCCGCGGCGACCCTGCTGCTCGACCTGCTTAAAGGCCTGCTACCGGTGGTGTTGGCCGGGCAGCTGTGGGGGCAGGAAGCGATGGCCTTTGCCGCCGCCGGGGCCGTGGTCGGCCATTGCTACCCCGTCTGGCTGGGCTTCAAGGGCGGCAAGGGCGTGGCGACCAACGCCGGCGTCGCCTTCGGTCTGGCCTCGCAGATCGGCCTGGTCTACGCTCTGGTCTGGCTCAGCATCCTCGCGATCTTCCGCATCTCCAGCCTTGCCGGGATGAGCGCGGTTGTGGCCGCCGCCGCTGCTGCGCCGCTGTTCGGCTTTCCGCAGTTCTTCCCCGTGCTGGCCGCCATCGCGGTGCTGATCATCTACCTCCACCGCGAGAATATCGGCCGCCTGACACGGGGCGAGGAACCCAGGGTCGGCGGCAAGAAGTGA
- a CDS encoding cell wall hydrolase, with the protein MSEQTASTTFRDNAPLYGVSAILLAAFAGLALFGAQPEERAAEQAATSGTPPPLASLPATDTALADDDSELAPKTARQRNDAVPFIDGPLGPAPPFAFAGDAASRARATECLALAAMAEAGSDDAGQRAVMQVVLNRVRHPAFPNTVCGVVFEGSQRRTGCQFTFTCDGSLSRRYSDGYWAISRKRAAEMLGGSVFGRVGNATHYHTDWVYPWWSDKLDKVAQVDTHLFFRWRGYWGGPRALSARYTGGEPTIASLTRASETEISVAELPASEAPRQPIVTIRSDKRVEGTIAAGPGAHFLALSGSEDPASLTARAEALCPGDSYCQVYGWTDGSAIPSALPLGREARRSLSFSYLAPRAGNPAVVYFDCTTYAGVDRARCLPRARN; encoded by the coding sequence ATGTCCGAGCAAACTGCCAGCACCACATTCCGCGACAACGCACCGCTTTACGGCGTATCGGCGATCCTGCTGGCTGCTTTCGCGGGCCTAGCGCTGTTCGGCGCGCAGCCGGAGGAGCGCGCAGCCGAACAGGCGGCGACAAGCGGCACGCCCCCGCCCCTCGCCAGCCTGCCCGCAACCGATACCGCGCTGGCGGACGACGACAGCGAACTCGCGCCGAAAACCGCGCGCCAGCGTAACGATGCCGTGCCCTTTATTGATGGTCCGCTTGGCCCCGCGCCGCCCTTCGCCTTCGCCGGCGATGCCGCCTCGCGCGCCCGGGCGACCGAGTGCCTTGCCCTTGCGGCCATGGCGGAAGCCGGCAGCGACGATGCCGGCCAGCGCGCGGTCATGCAGGTCGTGCTTAACCGCGTGCGCCACCCGGCCTTCCCGAACACGGTTTGCGGAGTGGTTTTCGAAGGATCGCAGCGCCGCACCGGCTGCCAGTTTACCTTTACGTGCGACGGATCGCTCAGCCGCCGCTATTCGGACGGCTACTGGGCCATATCGCGCAAGCGCGCCGCCGAGATGCTGGGCGGCAGCGTGTTCGGCCGCGTCGGCAATGCCACGCATTACCACACCGACTGGGTCTATCCGTGGTGGAGCGACAAGCTCGACAAGGTGGCGCAGGTCGACACGCACCTGTTCTTCCGCTGGCGCGGCTACTGGGGCGGACCGCGCGCACTCTCGGCCCGCTACACGGGCGGGGAGCCGACGATCGCCAGTCTGACGCGGGCGAGCGAGACTGAGATTTCTGTCGCCGAGCTGCCAGCATCGGAAGCACCGCGCCAGCCAATCGTCACGATCCGCTCCGACAAGCGCGTGGAAGGCACGATCGCCGCGGGTCCGGGGGCGCATTTCCTTGCTCTGAGCGGCAGCGAAGACCCTGCATCGCTTACGGCCCGTGCCGAAGCGCTGTGCCCCGGCGACAGCTATTGCCAAGTCTATGGCTGGACCGATGGCAGCGCGATCCCTTCCGCCCTACCGCTTGGGCGCGAGGCACGCCGTAGCCTCAGCTTCAGCTACCTGGCGCCGCGAGCGGGCAATCCGGCGGTGGTCTATTTCGACTGCACGACCTATGCCGGGGTGGACCGCGCCCGCTGCCTGCCGCGCGCGCGCAACTAA
- the hemA gene encoding 5-aminolevulinate synthase, translating to MNYDQIFDQAIDRLHEEGRYRVFIDIMRNKGAYPNARCFHGHNGPKPITVWCSNDYLAMGQHPKVIAAMEEALHDVGAGSGGTRNIGGNTHLHVELEAELADLHGKEAALLFTSGYVSNDATLSTLARLLPGCVIFSDELNHASMIAGIRNSGCEKRVFRHNDMAHLEKLLAAEDEDCPKLIAFESVYSMDGDVAPLHEICDLAEKYNALTYIDEVHAVGMYGQRGGGISERDDAARRIDIIEGTLGKAFGVMGGYVATSAKVIDCIRSYAPGFIFTTSLSPVLVAGVLAAVKHLKESSEERDAQQANAATLKAMMREAGLPVMPSKTHIIPLLVGDPVKAKRISDILLAEYGAYVQPINFPTVPRGTERLRFTPGPMHTDAMMRELTDALVEVWDRLELELRQAA from the coding sequence ATGAACTACGACCAGATTTTCGACCAGGCGATCGACCGCCTGCACGAGGAAGGCCGCTACCGCGTCTTCATCGATATCATGCGCAACAAGGGCGCCTATCCCAACGCGCGCTGCTTCCACGGCCACAACGGGCCCAAGCCGATCACGGTGTGGTGCTCCAACGATTACCTCGCCATGGGACAGCACCCCAAGGTGATCGCGGCGATGGAAGAGGCGCTGCACGATGTCGGCGCCGGCAGCGGCGGCACCCGCAACATCGGCGGCAACACGCACCTGCACGTGGAGCTTGAGGCTGAACTGGCCGACCTTCACGGCAAGGAAGCCGCGCTGCTGTTTACCAGCGGATACGTGTCGAACGACGCGACGCTGTCCACCCTCGCCCGCCTGCTGCCCGGCTGCGTCATTTTCTCCGACGAGCTCAACCACGCCAGCATGATCGCGGGGATCCGCAATTCCGGCTGCGAGAAGCGCGTCTTCCGCCACAACGACATGGCGCACCTCGAAAAACTCCTCGCCGCAGAGGACGAGGACTGCCCCAAGCTCATCGCGTTCGAGAGCGTCTATTCGATGGACGGCGACGTCGCGCCGCTCCACGAAATCTGCGACCTGGCAGAGAAATACAACGCCCTCACCTATATCGACGAAGTCCACGCGGTCGGCATGTACGGCCAGCGCGGCGGCGGCATTTCGGAGCGTGACGATGCCGCACGGCGGATCGACATCATCGAAGGCACGCTAGGCAAGGCGTTCGGCGTGATGGGCGGCTATGTCGCCACCAGCGCCAAGGTGATCGACTGCATCCGCAGCTATGCCCCCGGTTTCATCTTCACAACCTCGCTCAGCCCCGTACTGGTCGCAGGCGTGCTGGCGGCGGTGAAGCACCTGAAGGAATCGAGCGAGGAGCGCGACGCGCAGCAGGCCAATGCCGCCACGCTGAAGGCGATGATGAGAGAGGCCGGCCTGCCCGTCATGCCGAGCAAAACGCATATCATCCCGCTTCTTGTCGGCGATCCGGTGAAGGCGAAGCGGATCAGCGATATCCTGCTCGCCGAGTACGGCGCTTACGTGCAGCCGATCAATTTCCCGACCGTGCCGCGCGGGACGGAGCGCCTGCGTTTCACCCCCGGCCCGATGCACACCGATGCAATGATGCGCGAGCTGACCGATGCCCTGGTCGAAGTGTGGGACCGGCTTGAACTGGAACTGCGCCAGGCGGCCTGA
- a CDS encoding LemA family protein, giving the protein MEPILSTLWWSALTVFLVSLFITVIVVYNRLVSLRQAANQGTADIDAQLRQRHDLIPNLVESVKGYAGHEKETLERVIMARNTAAANTNSRNEQELKIALDRLLALGEAYPELKANTNFLQLQNELSMVEDKLAAARRALNAAVARYNASIEAFPAVLFASLLGFKHYDFNRLDDSERGIVDQRPQVQF; this is encoded by the coding sequence GTGGAACCGATTCTTTCGACGCTGTGGTGGTCGGCGCTGACCGTATTTCTCGTGTCGCTCTTCATCACCGTCATCGTCGTTTACAACCGGCTGGTTTCGCTGCGCCAGGCAGCCAACCAGGGCACGGCCGACATCGATGCACAGCTGCGCCAGCGGCACGACCTGATCCCTAATCTGGTGGAATCGGTGAAAGGCTATGCCGGCCACGAGAAAGAGACGCTGGAACGCGTCATCATGGCCCGCAACACGGCCGCGGCCAACACCAACAGCCGCAACGAGCAGGAGCTGAAGATCGCGCTCGACCGGCTGCTTGCGCTGGGCGAGGCCTATCCGGAGCTGAAAGCCAACACCAACTTCCTTCAGCTGCAGAACGAATTGTCGATGGTGGAAGACAAGCTGGCCGCCGCGCGCCGTGCGCTGAACGCCGCCGTCGCCCGCTACAACGCCTCGATCGAGGCGTTCCCGGCGGTGCTGTTCGCCAGCCTGCTCGGCTTCAAGCATTACGACTTCAACCGTCTCGACGACAGCGAACGGGGCATCGTGGACCAGCGTCCGCAGGTCCAGTTCTAA
- a CDS encoding DUF3137 domain-containing protein: protein MIEKPCPNALMAGPLGDWLKDQAHVREDAKELSDNRLFTVCLFGIPTFAFLWILSPLPFDFMVMIGFFGAAAGYGWSQAPKSKAKKQVKHGINSAIAEAVGLHYDPDCAPGSAFTMAKHYKMLPKFDRSSFEDKWWGNVGGIDFCLHEAKLEERRGSGKHQHWVTTFQGVIMSITFRRRFQGTTMLVRDGTHKRLFGGAKDKIKIAGEHLQYCAMVDPRFEDAFDIYSNDPTEARYLVHPEYVERLIAVESSFGGQDIRTLFQGGELIIVLKAPNLFESGSIEAGEDRSRIERTIKQFGTLTDLANTLNEDYRTGEAHVMAAMMPSFGNKTAEPKKTAFSDPTQTVAAVATMGAMGALAGNVMGGTPPTTTPTPASPAPASSAPVSLSPQAGGQPPLPPAAQFRRPGGFGRKGM from the coding sequence ATGATCGAGAAACCCTGCCCCAACGCGCTGATGGCCGGTCCGCTCGGCGACTGGCTGAAGGACCAGGCGCATGTGCGCGAGGATGCCAAGGAACTGTCGGACAACCGGCTGTTCACGGTCTGCCTGTTCGGCATTCCGACCTTCGCATTCCTGTGGATCCTCTCGCCCCTGCCGTTCGATTTCATGGTCATGATCGGCTTTTTCGGCGCGGCGGCAGGCTATGGCTGGTCGCAGGCGCCGAAAAGCAAGGCGAAGAAGCAGGTCAAGCACGGCATCAATTCCGCCATCGCCGAAGCGGTCGGGCTGCATTACGATCCCGATTGCGCGCCGGGGTCTGCCTTCACCATGGCCAAGCACTACAAGATGCTGCCGAAATTCGACCGCAGCAGCTTCGAGGACAAGTGGTGGGGCAATGTCGGCGGGATCGACTTCTGCCTGCATGAAGCGAAACTGGAAGAGCGGCGCGGATCGGGCAAGCACCAGCACTGGGTGACGACGTTCCAGGGCGTGATCATGTCGATCACTTTCCGCCGCCGGTTCCAGGGCACGACGATGCTGGTCCGCGACGGGACACACAAGCGCCTGTTCGGCGGCGCCAAGGACAAGATCAAGATTGCCGGCGAACACCTGCAATATTGCGCGATGGTCGACCCGCGCTTCGAGGACGCGTTCGACATCTATTCCAACGATCCGACCGAGGCGCGCTATCTCGTCCACCCGGAATATGTCGAACGGCTGATCGCGGTCGAAAGCTCCTTTGGCGGGCAGGACATCCGCACCCTGTTCCAGGGCGGGGAGCTGATCATCGTGCTGAAGGCGCCGAACCTTTTCGAAAGCGGCTCCATCGAGGCTGGCGAAGACCGCAGCCGGATCGAGCGCACGATCAAACAGTTCGGCACGCTGACCGACCTCGCGAACACGCTGAACGAGGATTATCGCACGGGCGAGGCGCACGTCATGGCAGCGATGATGCCCAGCTTCGGCAACAAGACCGCAGAGCCGAAGAAAACCGCATTCTCCGATCCGACGCAAACGGTGGCGGCGGTCGCAACCATGGGCGCGATGGGCGCCCTGGCCGGAAACGTGATGGGCGGCACCCCGCCTACGACCACTCCGACCCCGGCCTCACCCGCTCCCGCATCGTCGGCTCCCGTATCGCTCTCCCCGCAAGCGGGCGGCCAGCCGCCGCTCCCGCCCGCCGCGCAGTTCCGCCGGCCTGGTGGGTTCGGGCGAAAGGGAATGTAA
- the murI gene encoding glutamate racemase, translating into MDPSSPILILDSGLGGLSVLREIRALMAHAPVVYAADYAALPYGEKTEEEIAARVPALLGRMVERYRPRLVVIACNTASTIALAAVRTALDLPIVGTVPAIKPAAALTKSGSIGLLGTAATIRQAYVDNLEAEYGNGHRLIRHAAPALVAAAETKLRGGRPSDAVYAEAVSGLRSQPGGGDIDTVVLACTHFPLVEDELRTAFGSEVAFVNGGEGIARRVAHLTQGQEFARSQPDFAVVTGEPEGLAALPAALAPYGLERIERF; encoded by the coding sequence TTGGACCCATCTTCCCCCATCCTGATCCTCGACAGCGGCCTCGGCGGCCTGTCGGTCCTGCGCGAGATCCGGGCGCTGATGGCCCACGCGCCGGTGGTTTACGCCGCCGATTACGCCGCCTTGCCCTATGGCGAGAAGACCGAGGAGGAGATCGCTGCGCGCGTGCCCGCGCTGCTCGGCCGGATGGTGGAGCGGTACCGCCCGCGCCTCGTCGTGATCGCCTGCAACACGGCGAGCACGATTGCGCTGGCCGCGGTGCGTACGGCGCTCGACCTGCCGATCGTGGGCACGGTGCCCGCCATCAAGCCAGCGGCGGCGTTGACGAAATCCGGCAGCATAGGCCTGCTCGGCACGGCGGCCACGATACGGCAGGCCTATGTCGACAATTTGGAGGCCGAATACGGCAACGGCCACCGGCTGATCCGCCACGCAGCTCCTGCCCTCGTTGCCGCGGCGGAGACGAAGCTGCGCGGGGGGCGCCCCTCCGATGCAGTCTATGCCGAAGCTGTGTCCGGACTGCGGAGCCAGCCGGGTGGCGGGGACATCGACACCGTGGTGCTCGCCTGCACACATTTCCCGCTGGTGGAGGACGAACTGCGCACGGCTTTCGGCAGCGAAGTGGCTTTCGTAAACGGCGGGGAAGGTATCGCGCGCAGGGTCGCGCATTTGACGCAAGGGCAGGAATTCGCCCGCTCGCAGCCGGATTTCGCGGTGGTGACGGGTGAGCCCGAGGGGCTTGCCGCGCTGCCCGCGGCACTTGCACCCTATGGTCTCGAACGGATCGAACGCTTCTAA
- a CDS encoding type III PLP-dependent enzyme domain-containing protein, with protein MHSYPDARTVVRDLSPDEPLILNRPHAARRAARFFVEKFPGKSLYAVKANPSPDLLKVLWDGGITHYDVASIAEVRMVRQTLPDAVLCFMHPIKTERAIEEAYFEHGCKTFSLDSVEELEKIRRATKDAGDLRLCVRLRVSSEYAELSLASKFGVEQADAAALLQATRQVADWLGVCFHVGSQAMTPFAYVQALDRARAAIAEASVVIDMIDVGGGFPSVYPGMEPPPLEDYFRLIHQHFYALPIAYNAELWCEPGRALCAEYNSLVVRVEKRRGEELYINDGAYGALFDAAHVDWRFPVRALEDDLFGADADFAFYGPTCDDADYMQGPFPLPEDIQAGDYIEIGMLGAYGAAMRTDFNGFGRAQPVEVTDEPMASLYRGDRERPEADNVVSLR; from the coding sequence TTGCACAGCTATCCTGACGCTCGCACTGTAGTCCGCGATCTTTCGCCGGACGAACCGCTGATCCTCAATCGCCCGCACGCTGCCCGGCGCGCTGCCCGTTTCTTCGTCGAGAAGTTTCCGGGCAAGTCGCTCTATGCCGTGAAGGCCAATCCCTCGCCCGACCTGCTAAAGGTGCTGTGGGACGGCGGGATCACGCATTACGACGTCGCTTCCATCGCGGAAGTCCGCATGGTGCGCCAGACGCTGCCCGACGCAGTGCTGTGCTTCATGCATCCGATCAAGACCGAGCGCGCCATCGAAGAGGCGTATTTCGAGCATGGCTGCAAGACCTTCAGCCTCGACAGTGTCGAGGAGCTGGAGAAGATCCGCCGTGCCACTAAGGACGCGGGCGACCTGCGCCTGTGCGTCCGCCTGCGCGTGTCGTCCGAATATGCGGAGCTGTCGCTGGCATCGAAATTTGGCGTGGAGCAGGCCGACGCCGCAGCACTTCTGCAGGCGACCCGCCAGGTCGCCGACTGGCTGGGCGTATGTTTCCACGTCGGCAGCCAGGCGATGACGCCCTTCGCTTATGTCCAGGCGCTCGACCGCGCGCGCGCCGCCATCGCGGAAGCCAGCGTCGTTATCGACATGATCGATGTCGGCGGCGGTTTCCCGAGCGTCTATCCCGGCATGGAGCCCCCGCCGCTGGAGGATTACTTCCGGCTGATCCACCAGCACTTCTACGCGCTGCCGATCGCCTACAACGCGGAACTGTGGTGCGAGCCCGGCCGCGCGCTGTGCGCCGAATACAACTCGCTGGTGGTGCGCGTGGAGAAGCGCCGCGGCGAAGAGCTGTACATCAACGACGGCGCCTATGGCGCGTTGTTCGATGCCGCGCACGTCGACTGGCGTTTCCCGGTTCGCGCGCTGGAGGACGACCTGTTCGGAGCCGATGCGGACTTCGCCTTCTACGGCCCGACCTGCGACGATGCGGACTACATGCAGGGTCCGTTCCCGCTGCCGGAAGACATCCAGGCAGGGGACTATATCGAGATCGGCATGCTGGGCGCATACGGCGCGGCGATGCGGACCGACTTCAACGGCTTCGGCCGGGCGCAGCCGGTCGAGGTGACCGACGAGCCGATGGCCAGCCTCTACCGCGGCGACCGCGAGCGGCCCGAAGCGGACAACGTGGTCAGCCTGAGGTAG
- a CDS encoding carboxynorspermidine decarboxylase, whose protein sequence is METKAGDPGAFAHFDLGRVDSPAFVVDAAKLRANCQVLAQIRDEADIKMLAALKAFSMFAAAPIIGEYLDGVCTSGLWEALLASEYYDGEISTYCAAYKPEDLPEVCRLSDHVIFNSPQQIARASLILEQARSQGGSFDVGLRLNPMVPTGEVPRYDPSSPGSRLGFPIDQLTSEMMEGVDGIHFHNLCEQDLEPLIKTWDRVFDAIEPWFGQLKWINMGGGHHITRADYQRKELVEFLKDAKEDSGAEIYLEPGEAVALDAGILVGTVLDTGVNEVPFAITDVSATCHMPDVIEAPYRPAMLHEGDGDAPVRLGGPSCLAGDVIGDYTLPVEAQPGARFAFLDQAHYSMVKTTTFNGVPLPSIWLWDSETDALEQVRKFGYEDFRGRLS, encoded by the coding sequence ATGGAAACGAAAGCCGGAGATCCGGGCGCTTTCGCGCATTTCGACCTCGGGCGGGTGGATAGCCCGGCCTTCGTCGTCGATGCGGCGAAATTGCGGGCCAACTGCCAGGTCCTGGCACAAATTCGCGACGAGGCGGACATTAAGATGCTCGCCGCGCTCAAGGCGTTCTCCATGTTCGCTGCCGCGCCGATCATCGGCGAATATCTCGACGGCGTATGCACCAGCGGTCTGTGGGAGGCGCTGCTGGCGTCGGAGTATTACGACGGCGAGATCAGCACCTATTGCGCGGCCTACAAGCCGGAGGATTTGCCCGAGGTCTGCCGACTGTCGGACCATGTGATCTTCAATTCGCCGCAGCAGATCGCCCGGGCGAGCCTGATCCTGGAGCAGGCGCGATCCCAAGGCGGATCGTTCGACGTGGGCCTGCGCCTCAACCCCATGGTGCCGACCGGCGAAGTGCCGCGCTACGACCCCTCCAGCCCCGGCAGCCGCCTGGGTTTCCCGATCGACCAGCTGACGTCGGAGATGATGGAAGGCGTGGACGGCATCCATTTCCACAATTTGTGCGAGCAGGACCTCGAACCGCTGATCAAGACGTGGGACCGCGTGTTCGACGCGATCGAACCGTGGTTCGGCCAGCTCAAGTGGATCAACATGGGCGGCGGCCACCACATCACCCGCGCCGATTACCAGCGGAAGGAACTGGTGGAGTTTCTGAAGGACGCGAAGGAAGACAGCGGGGCGGAAATTTACCTCGAACCGGGCGAGGCGGTGGCGCTCGATGCGGGCATTCTGGTCGGAACGGTGCTGGATACCGGCGTGAACGAGGTGCCCTTCGCGATTACCGACGTTTCTGCGACTTGCCACATGCCCGACGTGATCGAGGCGCCCTATCGCCCGGCCATGCTGCACGAGGGTGACGGCGATGCGCCCGTGCGCCTGGGTGGCCCGTCATGCCTCGCGGGTGATGTGATCGGCGATTATACCCTCCCGGTCGAGGCGCAGCCGGGCGCGCGCTTCGCGTTCCTGGACCAGGCGCATTATTCGATGGTCAAGACCACCACGTTCAACGGGGTGCCGCTGCCGAGTATCTGGCTGTGGGACAGCGAGACCGACGCGCTCGAGCAAGTCCGCAAGTTCGGTTACGAGGATTTTCGGGGCCGCCTGAGCTAG